One window of Candidatus Poribacteria bacterium genomic DNA carries:
- a CDS encoding Gfo/Idh/MocA family oxidoreductase: MANQTYRVGIIGCGGMGRSHTRAWTAHPRAEVVAIMDIYEEATKRITDEYDVSAVYTDVDEMLAKEDLDIVSVTTWQGPRAEATVAAAKAGVKGIIGEKPMAASLGQADAMIAACEENDVKLVIGHQGRFAPGNIETRRLVAAGAIGEPTTVHHSAKRHAGLLNTGTHAIDGWRFILSDPETLWVIGQTSRESDRWERRTICEDLCMGLVCFEGGARGIYEGDLPEPSVSMPRIAGTEGQIRNGPDGTILLQNGDAKGWQSVTPPPQMKNQYDELIEWIEGDISDHRGSGVQARYTLEIMMAIYESLRIKNVVTMPMETKELPLELMVNDGTLPVLVEGKYDLRRPFEGQTWQKPKKAK, from the coding sequence ATGGCAAATCAGACATACCGTGTCGGAATCATTGGCTGCGGCGGAATGGGCAGGTCCCACACCAGAGCATGGACGGCACATCCCAGGGCAGAAGTCGTAGCAATAATGGACATCTACGAAGAGGCAACAAAACGCATCACAGACGAGTACGATGTATCCGCTGTCTACACCGACGTTGACGAAATGTTAGCAAAAGAGGATTTGGACATCGTCAGCGTTACAACATGGCAGGGACCGAGGGCGGAAGCCACGGTCGCCGCAGCGAAAGCAGGTGTGAAAGGGATTATCGGTGAGAAGCCCATGGCAGCTTCACTCGGGCAAGCTGACGCTATGATTGCTGCCTGTGAAGAGAACGATGTCAAGCTTGTCATCGGTCACCAAGGCAGGTTCGCGCCTGGAAATATAGAGACACGCAGACTCGTCGCTGCCGGAGCGATTGGTGAACCAACAACTGTCCACCACAGTGCCAAAAGGCACGCAGGACTGTTGAATACAGGCACACACGCCATCGATGGGTGGCGATTCATTCTGTCTGATCCTGAAACACTGTGGGTCATCGGACAGACCTCCCGCGAGAGCGATCGGTGGGAACGTCGCACGATTTGTGAGGACCTCTGTATGGGCTTGGTCTGTTTTGAAGGCGGCGCACGCGGTATCTACGAAGGCGATCTGCCGGAACCGTCAGTCTCCATGCCCAGAATCGCTGGAACAGAGGGACAAATTCGTAACGGACCTGACGGCACAATTCTGCTCCAAAACGGAGACGCGAAGGGTTGGCAAAGCGTTACACCACCTCCACAAATGAAAAATCAGTACGATGAACTCATCGAGTGGATCGAAGGGGACATTTCTGACCATCGCGGCAGCGGCGTTCAAGCACGCTACACGCTTGAAATCATGATGGCTATCTATGAATCGTTGCGCATCAAAAATGTCGTTACAATGCCGATGGAAACGAAAGAGTTACCCCTTGAACTCATGGTTAACGACGGCACGCTCCCCGTCTTAGTCGAAGGCAAATACGATCTGCGTAGACCATTTGAAGGGCAAACGTGGCAAAAGCCTAAAAAAGCGAAGTAA
- a CDS encoding ubiquinol-cytochrome c reductase iron-sulfur subunit, producing the protein MEKRGNRRSFLGIASAIIGGVLSLAAGIPLIGFAISPAFKKGESKWVDLGLADRLKNSRFKKVDYTFTAKDGWVQATKKRSVYVTDTGNGEWSVFSRTCSHLGCLVRWDEKQDSFLCPCHGAIFDKNGAVVAGPPPEPLQKLETKVEAGILYVKET; encoded by the coding sequence ATGGAGAAACGGGGAAACCGACGCTCATTCTTAGGAATCGCAAGTGCTATTATCGGGGGAGTGCTAAGCCTCGCAGCAGGCATTCCCCTCATCGGCTTTGCGATTTCGCCCGCTTTCAAAAAAGGGGAGTCAAAATGGGTTGACTTGGGTCTCGCCGATCGGCTCAAAAACAGCCGCTTTAAAAAGGTAGACTATACCTTCACTGCGAAAGACGGCTGGGTCCAAGCAACGAAGAAACGCTCCGTCTACGTAACCGATACTGGTAACGGGGAGTGGAGCGTTTTCTCGCGAACCTGCTCACATCTCGGTTGCCTCGTCCGATGGGACGAAAAACAGGATTCCTTTCTCTGTCCATGTCACGGTGCCATATTTGATAAGAATGGAGCAGTTGTCGCTGGTCCGCCGCCGGAACCCTTGCAGAAACTCGAAACCAAAGTCGAAGCAGGCATTTTATATGTAAAGGAAACGTAA
- a CDS encoding mandelate racemase/muconate lactonizing enzyme family protein translates to MADYEDKGSQIRVTNLEAFPMGVKAYVKIETNMGVTGWGEINNMETTVTCALARSLSEMIIGENPTRIEHHWQRLFRAHRNIRGGGLMVHTISAIDMALWDIAGKLWGVPVYRLLGGPCRDKIWKYPSPKAIKTGPGGSKPFAGSPDEIADLVQRVRDARERVGSDGAVMFDAHSCLPPPIVKQFASCLQPDDLLFLEEAWVPGNIEVMRKIRESVPVPLATGERDRTIWEVREILEAQVIDILQPDVGHGGGITQVKKVAALAEAHHVPIAPHCTMSYLGLTASFHLSAAVPFFLIHEGYENVLPEGVARKTWEMDEEGYVSLPEGPGLGVEVDEAKVIEVGQEEGRRFTWPNSRLADGSIADY, encoded by the coding sequence ATGGCAGACTATGAAGATAAGGGTTCACAGATTCGAGTGACAAACCTTGAGGCTTTCCCGATGGGTGTGAAAGCCTACGTCAAGATTGAAACGAACATGGGTGTTACGGGGTGGGGCGAGATCAATAATATGGAGACAACCGTCACCTGTGCGTTGGCGCGTTCGTTGTCGGAAATGATTATTGGTGAGAACCCGACGCGTATTGAACATCACTGGCAACGTCTGTTCCGCGCGCATCGCAACATCCGGGGTGGTGGGTTGATGGTGCATACGATCTCCGCTATTGATATGGCGTTGTGGGATATTGCCGGAAAACTCTGGGGTGTGCCGGTCTATCGCCTACTTGGAGGTCCCTGCCGCGATAAAATTTGGAAGTATCCGAGTCCGAAAGCGATTAAAACGGGACCGGGAGGTTCTAAGCCGTTTGCAGGTTCCCCTGATGAGATCGCGGATCTCGTTCAGCGGGTGCGGGACGCGCGGGAGAGGGTCGGTTCCGACGGTGCTGTTATGTTTGATGCGCATAGCTGCTTGCCACCACCTATCGTCAAACAGTTCGCGAGTTGCTTACAGCCCGATGACCTCCTCTTTTTAGAGGAAGCGTGGGTTCCGGGCAATATCGAAGTGATGCGCAAAATCAGGGAGTCCGTTCCTGTACCACTGGCGACAGGGGAGCGCGACCGCACAATATGGGAGGTTCGTGAAATCCTTGAGGCGCAGGTGATTGACATCCTTCAACCCGATGTTGGACACGGTGGGGGCATTACACAGGTTAAAAAGGTCGCGGCACTCGCGGAAGCGCATCACGTCCCGATCGCACCGCACTGCACGATGTCCTACCTCGGTCTCACTGCGAGTTTTCACTTATCCGCTGCTGTGCCGTTTTTCCTTATCCACGAAGGCTATGAGAACGTCCTTCCAGAGGGTGTTGCTCGCAAGACGTGGGAGATGGACGAGGAGGGCTATGTGTCGCTTCCTGAAGGCCCCGGTTTAGGGGTCGAGGTGGATGAGGCAAAGGTTATTGAAGTCGGACAGGAGGAGGGTAGACGTTTCACTTGGCCGAACAGTCGATTGGCGGATGGCTCCATCGCCGATTATTAG
- a CDS encoding formylglycine-generating enzyme family protein — translation MKRFCLIICLLMLILSQQFLYAQQLQVKEESVEDFVKLEMPLEEALIKTTFVVRWLSGDGSTEVNFQGENVIRTPDYIELRIPYEDDSGRYSSYKILTEYAVETNRYIFVPLDDWGGGSGIFRSLHAIDKKTLRTVEEIALGGRSGIWGLTAADPATNTIAMTYIREEDWRGNLTDSLDKAITGHLRMIEGKLRDVAGPRSPIPPDMAFFRAGRFFRMGSDKREKDAETDEKPHHNVHLDAFYMDKYETTNAQYKEFIDANPQWQKNRIPKKYHDGDYLKHWNGNDYPPDKGNHPVVYVSWYAAMAYAEWRGKRLPTEAEWERAARSSWHWRAINADTANYGENVGDTTPVGMYPLDASGLYDMAGNVWEWCLDEYNPDFYSVSPPHNPVSGGTVDTIVSDWMNIKSVRVLRGGSWVSDAKFVRVSDRTRFTPKITNKARGFRCVKPVTH, via the coding sequence ATGAAGAGATTTTGCCTAATCATCTGTCTATTGATGTTAATCTTGAGCCAACAGTTTCTATATGCACAACAACTGCAAGTTAAAGAGGAATCTGTTGAAGATTTTGTTAAATTAGAAATGCCTTTAGAAGAAGCACTCATCAAAACTACGTTTGTCGTTCGGTGGTTAAGTGGAGATGGAAGTACTGAAGTAAATTTTCAAGGTGAGAACGTAATCCGCACCCCTGATTACATAGAACTCCGCATACCGTATGAAGATGATAGCGGCAGGTACAGTTCTTATAAGATTCTAACTGAGTATGCAGTTGAAACGAATCGGTACATTTTTGTCCCTTTAGACGACTGGGGTGGGGGTTCGGGAATCTTTAGGAGTCTCCACGCGATTGACAAAAAAACGCTCAGAACTGTTGAGGAAATCGCGTTAGGGGGTCGATCCGGGATCTGGGGACTGACTGCCGCCGATCCAGCCACGAACACGATCGCTATGACTTATATAAGAGAAGAGGATTGGCGCGGTAACCTTACAGATTCCCTCGATAAAGCAATCACAGGACATCTGAGAATGATAGAGGGTAAACTTCGAGATGTGGCAGGTCCGCGAAGTCCGATCCCACCTGATATGGCGTTCTTTAGGGCAGGCAGATTTTTTAGGATGGGAAGCGACAAGCGGGAAAAAGATGCCGAAACAGATGAGAAGCCACATCACAACGTCCACCTCGATGCGTTCTATATGGACAAATACGAAACGACAAATGCACAATATAAGGAATTTATTGATGCGAACCCACAGTGGCAGAAAAATCGTATCCCAAAAAAATATCACGATGGAGATTATCTGAAGCATTGGAATGGAAATGATTATCCACCCGACAAAGGCAACCACCCCGTTGTTTATGTGAGTTGGTACGCAGCAATGGCTTATGCAGAATGGCGCGGGAAACGCCTGCCGACAGAAGCAGAATGGGAGCGCGCAGCACGGAGTTCTTGGCATTGGCGTGCCATTAATGCGGACACAGCAAACTATGGTGAAAATGTCGGCGATACGACACCCGTCGGAATGTATCCTCTGGACGCAAGCGGGTTATACGATATGGCAGGCAACGTCTGGGAATGGTGCCTTGATGAATACAATCCCGACTTTTATTCTGTTTCTCCACCTCATAATCCTGTTTCCGGTGGCACTGTGGATACTATCGTATCTGATTGGATGAATATTAAAAGCGTTCGTGTGTTGCGCGGCGGCTCTTGGGTTAGTGATGCGAAGTTTGTGCGGGTTTCTGATCGGACAAGGTTCACGCCGAAAATCACGAACAAGGCTCGTGGATTCCGTTGCGTTAAGCCTGTAACACATTAG
- a CDS encoding tetratricopeptide repeat protein, with the protein MVILLIGLLFGCNPSDQTQQQRRELQRDALKLRMGQALNPTDAEGHIQLGNVYRELGEYEKAIESFQNAIALDDEHPHAYNNLGLVYTDTRLFALAIDMFLAALELSPGNPAFYNNLGYAYDLTDQFEEALDAFHNALESEPTFVDAYYNLADAYLHREMYQDAIKTYEAGLEIEEGDADVYFNLGLAYEENEESLSAIQSYEKGLSLDDSDAEAYYRLAQAYQKNGDPLMMRRYLEIFLERAEGLPHLEEQVRTAEQLVDK; encoded by the coding sequence TTGGTAATCCTTTTAATAGGTTTGCTGTTCGGCTGTAATCCGTCTGATCAGACGCAGCAGCAGAGACGGGAACTTCAACGTGATGCCTTAAAACTCAGAATGGGGCAGGCACTTAATCCGACAGATGCGGAGGGACATATTCAACTCGGCAATGTCTACCGTGAGTTGGGTGAATATGAGAAAGCGATAGAATCTTTTCAAAACGCTATCGCGCTTGATGACGAACATCCGCACGCCTATAACAACCTCGGTTTGGTCTATACCGATACCCGCCTATTTGCGCTTGCGATTGATATGTTCCTCGCTGCACTTGAGTTGTCTCCCGGAAATCCCGCCTTCTACAACAATCTCGGCTATGCTTACGACCTAACAGATCAGTTCGAGGAAGCACTCGATGCCTTTCATAACGCCCTTGAATCAGAACCGACCTTTGTTGATGCCTATTACAACCTCGCGGATGCCTATCTGCACCGCGAGATGTATCAGGACGCTATTAAGACTTATGAGGCAGGACTCGAAATAGAAGAGGGCGATGCTGATGTCTATTTTAACCTCGGACTCGCTTACGAGGAGAACGAGGAATCTCTTTCCGCTATCCAATCCTACGAAAAAGGTTTATCTCTTGATGACAGTGACGCGGAGGCTTACTATCGTCTCGCGCAGGCATATCAAAAAAATGGCGATCCACTTATGATGCGTCGTTATTTAGAGATATTCTTGGAGCGGGCAGAGGGTCTTCCTCATCTTGAAGAGCAGGTCCGCACTGCTGAGCAGCTGGTTGATAAGTAG
- a CDS encoding amidohydrolase family protein, whose product MIIDTHTHFYDPTRPEGVPWPNPDDDVLYRRVMPDDYKALAVPEGATGTVVVEASKWLEDNQWILDLAADEPFIVGFVGHLEPDDPDFEDNLNRFSANPLFRGIRLGGGHLQAIGDSTFLANIEKLAAKELTLDLLINPGMLSTLPTLVEHTPEMRLVINHIAGARISEEPPDPGWVSAINEVARYPNIYCKVSALAENTGQIPAPTDVAYYTPIIDVLWEAFGEDRLIYGSNWPVSERFAPYKVVQQIVNDYFSAKGDAVKAKYFWQNAKAAYQLVI is encoded by the coding sequence ATGATTATTGATACACATACACATTTCTACGATCCAACACGACCTGAAGGTGTGCCATGGCCCAATCCGGATGACGATGTGCTTTACCGACGCGTCATGCCAGACGATTACAAAGCACTCGCAGTTCCTGAAGGAGCGACAGGCACCGTCGTTGTTGAGGCAAGCAAATGGCTTGAGGATAACCAGTGGATTCTGGATCTCGCTGCAGACGAGCCTTTCATCGTCGGATTCGTTGGACACTTAGAACCCGACGACCCAGACTTTGAGGATAACTTGAATCGGTTTTCTGCAAATCCACTTTTCCGCGGGATACGCCTCGGTGGCGGACATCTACAGGCGATCGGTGACAGCACGTTCTTAGCGAATATTGAGAAACTGGCAGCCAAAGAACTCACCCTGGATCTACTGATTAATCCCGGAATGTTATCAACACTGCCGACACTGGTTGAACATACACCGGAGATGCGCCTCGTTATCAACCACATTGCTGGTGCGCGCATATCAGAAGAGCCACCCGATCCGGGGTGGGTCTCCGCAATCAACGAAGTCGCTCGCTATCCAAACATCTACTGCAAAGTTTCGGCTCTGGCAGAAAATACCGGACAAATCCCCGCACCGACAGATGTCGCCTATTACACCCCAATAATCGATGTCTTATGGGAGGCGTTTGGTGAGGATAGACTCATCTACGGAAGCAATTGGCCCGTATCCGAACGCTTCGCCCCATATAAAGTCGTGCAACAGATTGTGAACGACTATTTCAGCGCGAAAGGCGACGCAGTGAAAGCCAAGTATTTTTGGCAGAATGCTAAGGCAGCGTACCAGTTAGTGATTTAA
- a CDS encoding nitroreductase: MDVKDAILSRRTIFKFKPEPVPNDVIEQVFSFGIWAPNHHVTEPWRFTVIGEETKLILADRYREIKMEDTPDHVDAENLAKIGELAYEKFMSKPTIIAVSCIQEGDEQRRREDYAAACCAMQNVQLAAWDAGVGMQWSTGRITFEEQTYQLLGIDSSQEYIIGFFYTGYPADIGQPKRQPAGEFIRWVA; this comes from the coding sequence ATGGATGTTAAAGACGCGATTCTTTCACGACGGACTATTTTTAAGTTCAAACCGGAACCGGTGCCGAACGATGTCATTGAACAGGTTTTCAGTTTCGGAATATGGGCACCCAATCACCATGTTACGGAACCGTGGCGTTTCACTGTGATCGGTGAGGAGACAAAACTAATCCTTGCAGACCGCTACCGAGAGATTAAAATGGAGGATACACCCGACCACGTTGATGCTGAGAATCTCGCCAAAATCGGTGAACTGGCTTACGAGAAGTTTATGTCTAAGCCGACGATTATTGCGGTATCATGTATACAAGAGGGCGATGAACAACGCCGCCGCGAAGACTACGCCGCTGCCTGTTGTGCGATGCAGAACGTGCAACTCGCTGCATGGGATGCTGGGGTCGGGATGCAGTGGAGCACCGGTAGAATCACATTTGAAGAACAGACGTATCAGTTGTTAGGCATTGATTCGTCACAGGAGTATATCATCGGCTTCTTCTACACGGGTTACCCCGCCGACATTGGGCAACCGAAACGGCAACCGGCGGGCGAGTTTATCCGCTGGGTCGCATAA
- a CDS encoding cytochrome bc complex cytochrome b subunit, whose protein sequence is MREFLKERLPLTEFSEHLRKPLPKHINLLFSLGSLAMFLLLLQAATGAFLALYYSPSPEHAHNAVTYISEEVPFGAFVRGLHHWGASAMVIIVFLHLLRVVLYGSYKAPRELTWIFGVLLLLVVLGFGFTGYLLPWDEKAYWATVVGVEIASTAPVLGDFVAKVLRGGAEIGAVTLSRFYALHTIWLPWLAFGLVGVHLFFVRYYGSSGIPQNTPEEMPSQPIEEGKPFYPHQVFEDVVGMLILFVVLACVALFVPVPLEDVADPTNADYDPRPEWYFLFLFQLLKYFQGPLEIIGTFVIPTVGMVLLLLLPFLDRSERAVLWKRPIALTVTSVSVVAIVGLTILGASSPKLETQEAPQPTAEIENTVPTEAVEEAEEVFDFQLTEEEIEGTEEAEEVFDFQLTEEEIEGAREVGESQ, encoded by the coding sequence ATGAGGGAATTTCTCAAAGAACGCCTCCCGCTAACGGAGTTCTCCGAGCATTTACGCAAACCTTTACCGAAACACATCAACCTGCTCTTCTCACTGGGTAGCTTGGCGATGTTTCTGCTGCTACTTCAGGCGGCTACGGGCGCGTTTTTAGCACTATACTACTCGCCCTCACCGGAGCATGCCCATAACGCGGTAACTTACATCAGCGAAGAGGTTCCGTTCGGCGCGTTCGTGCGTGGCTTGCACCATTGGGGTGCCAGCGCGATGGTCATTATCGTCTTTCTGCATCTGCTCCGTGTTGTTCTCTACGGTTCATATAAGGCACCGCGTGAACTCACATGGATCTTCGGTGTTCTGCTGCTATTGGTCGTACTCGGCTTTGGGTTCACCGGCTATCTTCTTCCATGGGATGAGAAAGCGTATTGGGCGACGGTCGTAGGGGTCGAAATCGCCAGTACTGCCCCAGTCCTCGGCGATTTCGTAGCGAAGGTTTTACGCGGCGGAGCGGAGATAGGCGCGGTGACACTGTCCCGGTTTTACGCACTCCACACGATCTGGTTGCCGTGGTTAGCCTTTGGTTTGGTCGGCGTGCATCTCTTCTTCGTCCGATATTACGGCTCCTCAGGCATACCCCAGAATACGCCAGAAGAAATGCCTTCTCAACCTATAGAGGAGGGGAAACCCTTCTATCCGCATCAGGTCTTTGAAGACGTTGTTGGAATGCTCATTCTCTTTGTGGTATTAGCATGCGTCGCGCTGTTCGTCCCTGTTCCACTTGAAGATGTCGCCGATCCGACAAACGCTGATTACGACCCGCGCCCCGAATGGTATTTTCTGTTCCTATTCCAACTGCTGAAGTACTTCCAAGGTCCCCTTGAAATCATTGGAACATTTGTAATTCCGACGGTCGGTATGGTCCTACTGCTCCTCCTCCCGTTCTTAGACAGAAGCGAGCGCGCTGTCCTCTGGAAACGCCCAATCGCGTTGACGGTCACAAGTGTCTCTGTTGTGGCAATTGTAGGACTGACAATCCTCGGTGCGAGTTCACCGAAACTTGAAACACAAGAAGCACCACAACCCACAGCCGAAATCGAAAACACTGTGCCTACGGAAGCGGTTGAGGAAGCGGAAGAAGTCTTTGATTTTCAATTGACAGAAGAAGAAATTGAGGGAACGGAAGAAGCGGAGGAGGTGTTTGACTTCCAACTGACAGAGGAAGAAATTGAAGGCGCAAGAGAAGTGGGAGAATCGCAATAA
- a CDS encoding DNA methyltransferase → MKNRNLEEQFTLFPIDTEFETSKEETTSDGVELVSFRELVPEINDTGYLTHAIFAYPAKFIPQIVRYAIKTYTKEGDWIVDPFAGSGTVGVEAYLCKRNAVLLDLNLLLNHIMPLKIYRGTDRLNEADLCKLLEGMQESRHQFTPAWSNVAYWYAPEMLEVLSCYWGFINNTDGGVYSTIIKSALLKASKRFSYTEDRTPKLAKSKRKLSAIEELLKENWREKLDEMLYSLSLKTLKSLNDFVMHTQQHQNEGSPEVHWQGGVDSSYATVPRECDALITSPPYLQAQEYIRSTKMDLFWLGHTEEEIQELSRLEIPYRKADRMIQTETLDKVREMLTRDDLHKRLDSYFCHTINALENSMNQLKPNAAACIFVGNPRIDGITVELWRILAEYFTERGFVFEKVYEDRIKTRKLFGARKNKNPDGMKSEFLLILRRDATYQPAAQQCGPALQDEEDPLPAPRISLNNDAS, encoded by the coding sequence ATGAAAAACCGAAACTTGGAAGAACAATTCACGCTCTTTCCCATAGATACCGAGTTTGAAACCTCAAAAGAGGAAACGACCTCTGACGGGGTAGAGTTGGTTTCGTTCCGAGAACTCGTCCCTGAAATCAACGATACCGGCTACTTGACACACGCTATTTTCGCATATCCTGCGAAATTTATCCCACAGATCGTTCGGTACGCGATTAAAACCTATACAAAAGAAGGGGATTGGATTGTTGATCCGTTCGCAGGTTCAGGAACAGTGGGTGTCGAGGCGTATCTGTGCAAACGCAACGCCGTTCTACTCGATCTCAACCTACTTTTAAATCATATCATGCCACTGAAAATTTATCGCGGGACAGATAGGTTAAATGAAGCGGATTTGTGCAAACTGTTAGAGGGAATGCAAGAGAGTCGTCACCAATTCACACCTGCTTGGTCAAATGTTGCCTACTGGTACGCCCCTGAAATGTTAGAGGTCTTGTCATGCTATTGGGGTTTCATCAATAACACGGACGGTGGGGTCTATTCTACCATTATCAAATCAGCACTGTTAAAGGCGAGCAAACGTTTCTCCTATACAGAGGACAGAACACCGAAACTTGCCAAATCCAAGCGTAAGTTAAGTGCCATAGAAGAACTGCTCAAGGAAAATTGGAGAGAAAAGTTAGATGAGATGCTTTACAGCCTCTCCCTGAAAACATTAAAAAGCCTTAACGACTTCGTGATGCACACGCAGCAACATCAAAACGAGGGATCCCCAGAGGTACACTGGCAGGGAGGCGTTGATTCATCTTATGCCACTGTGCCAAGAGAATGTGACGCGCTAATCACATCACCGCCCTACCTCCAAGCACAAGAATATATCCGCTCTACGAAGATGGACCTCTTTTGGTTAGGGCATACTGAGGAGGAGATTCAAGAATTATCACGGCTTGAGATTCCGTATCGGAAGGCAGATAGGATGATTCAGACCGAAACGTTGGACAAAGTCAGAGAAATGCTCACTCGGGACGACCTCCACAAACGGCTTGACTCCTATTTCTGCCATACAATCAATGCCCTTGAAAATTCGATGAATCAATTGAAACCAAACGCAGCTGCTTGCATCTTTGTCGGCAACCCACGGATTGATGGCATAACGGTTGAACTCTGGCGAATATTGGCGGAGTATTTCACGGAGCGTGGATTTGTGTTCGAGAAAGTTTATGAGGACAGGATTAAAACCCGGAAACTCTTCGGCGCACGGAAGAATAAGAACCCGGACGGAATGAAGTCGGAATTTTTGCTGATTTTAAGGAGGGATGCTACTTATCAACCAGCTGCTCAGCAGTGCGGACCTGCTCTTCAAGATGAGGAAGACCCTCTGCCCGCTCCAAGAATATCTCTAAATAACGACGCATCATAA
- a CDS encoding radical SAM protein, with the protein MNRKKIAVIDLTTNKSRHSLYGRVMYPNFASIMPQAIAVWCRAEGHDVTFVCYTGHEDLIEDLPDDLDLAIIGTFTLGAQLAYALSNRLRSEGVITVLGGPHARCYPEDAQQYFDYVLGFTDKTVIREVLSDCSKYRPIGAYMAAKQQPVELPSVRERWSFIEPILQKAWLFKGIPMLGSLGCPYTCAFCIDADIPYQPLDFDVIKEDLRFLLAQVKHPIVGWHDPNFGVRFDDYMGAIEEAIPPNSIRFIAESSLSLLPERHLKRLQKNGFKAILPGIESWFDLGNKSKTGSMMGMEKVRKISHEVNTILRYIPYVQANFVFGLDTDEGAEPFELTKRFVDMTPGIYPAYNIVTAYGRAAVLNLDYQRANRVIPIPFHFMNNLCTNVKPSNYSWTEFYTYMIDLNDHAFSWKSIVNRCRVNKEPIPRWTNVVRGIEARAGKMKMHREMLRQFDTDPKFRAYFEQETTELPQFYVDRIRNDLGPLWEWLPEGALHYDPNAYLKSEQSRALTIADSPTGQNRKEI; encoded by the coding sequence ATGAATCGAAAAAAAATTGCGGTTATTGATTTGACGACTAACAAGAGTCGTCATTCTTTATACGGACGTGTTATGTATCCGAACTTTGCAAGTATTATGCCTCAAGCAATAGCGGTCTGGTGTAGGGCAGAAGGACACGATGTTACATTTGTATGTTATACGGGTCATGAAGATTTAATTGAAGATTTGCCAGATGACCTGGACCTCGCAATTATCGGGACCTTTACGCTCGGTGCACAACTTGCTTATGCCTTAAGCAACCGCCTTAGGTCGGAAGGTGTCATCACTGTATTAGGGGGTCCACACGCGCGATGCTACCCGGAGGATGCACAGCAATACTTTGATTACGTGCTGGGTTTTACGGATAAAACCGTCATTAGAGAAGTCTTATCTGATTGTTCAAAATATCGTCCGATTGGTGCCTATATGGCTGCGAAACAACAACCGGTGGAACTTCCGAGCGTCCGTGAGCGTTGGTCGTTTATTGAACCGATATTGCAAAAAGCATGGCTTTTCAAGGGCATCCCGATGTTAGGAAGTCTTGGATGCCCGTATACTTGTGCTTTCTGTATTGATGCGGATATCCCGTATCAACCGCTCGATTTTGATGTTATCAAGGAGGATCTCCGTTTTCTTTTGGCTCAAGTCAAGCATCCTATAGTCGGCTGGCATGATCCGAATTTCGGGGTTCGATTTGATGACTATATGGGTGCGATTGAAGAGGCGATACCGCCAAATAGCATCCGTTTCATTGCCGAAAGTAGTTTGTCGCTGTTGCCTGAGCGACATCTCAAACGTCTCCAGAAGAATGGGTTTAAAGCGATCCTACCGGGTATTGAGTCGTGGTTTGACCTCGGCAACAAATCAAAAACAGGTTCAATGATGGGGATGGAGAAGGTCCGAAAGATCTCTCATGAGGTCAATACTATCTTGAGATATATCCCTTATGTTCAAGCTAATTTTGTGTTCGGACTCGATACCGATGAAGGTGCGGAACCTTTTGAATTGACGAAACGATTTGTAGATATGACTCCCGGCATATATCCAGCCTACAATATCGTTACCGCTTATGGAAGGGCCGCAGTACTGAATCTCGATTACCAACGTGCGAATCGTGTTATACCGATACCGTTTCATTTCATGAACAATTTATGCACGAACGTAAAACCGAGTAATTATTCATGGACCGAATTCTACACATATATGATTGATTTAAACGATCACGCGTTCTCATGGAAATCGATTGTAAATCGTTGCAGAGTCAATAAGGAGCCGATTCCACGATGGACGAATGTTGTAAGAGGTATAGAGGCGCGAGCTGGTAAAATGAAGATGCATAGAGAAATGCTTCGGCAATTTGATACCGATCCGAAGTTTCGCGCTTACTTTGAACAGGAAACAACAGAACTCCCGCAGTTCTATGTAGATCGCATACGAAATGACCTGGGTCCGTTATGGGAGTGGCTTCCAGAGGGTGCTTTGCATTACGATCCGAACGCTTATCTCAAATCGGAGCAGAGCAGGGCTTTAACTATAGCAGACAGCCCGACGGGGCAAAATCGGAAGGAGATATGA